The Buchnera aphidicola (Pentalonia nigronervosa) DNA segment GTTAGCATATGTTAGAATGCCAATAGGTATGTCAGGAAATCTTTTTCTAATTGTTTTTAATGCTGTAAAATACGATGCAAGTGTATTTTGGTTTGATAAAGCACGCAAATTTGCGCGTTGTACAGTAGGTCCATCAGCTAATGGATCTGAAAATGGAATACCAATTTCTACAGCATCTGCGCCGTTTACTATTAACGTTTCTATAATTCTTAATGATATCTCTATAGATGGATCACCTATTACTACAAAAGGTACAAAACAACCTTCTTTTTTTAACAACAATTGCTTAAATATTTTCTGATATCGATCCATCGTGTTTTTCCTTATTTTTTAAAATATCATGTATTGTAAAAATATCTTTATCACCTCTTCCAGAAAGATTAACTAAAAAAATTTGTTTTTTTTGAGGATGATTTTTCATTAATTTTAATGCATATGCTAACGCATGTGAAGATTCTAATGCAGGAATAATTCCCTCTTTTTTACATAATATTTTAAAAGCAGATATAGCTTCTTTATCAGTTACTGAGACGTATTTAGCGCGATTAGTTTTTTTTAACCATGCATGTTCAGGCCCAACAGATGGAAAATCTAAGCCAGCAGAAATAGACCAAGATTCTTGAATTTGGCCTTCCTGATTTTGTATCAAGTATGACTTCATACCAAAATAAATTCCGGTTTTACCCCGACTTAATGGCGCACCATGTTGTTTTGTATTGATACCATGACCGCCTGGTTCTACACCAATTAAATCTACCTTTCGATCTTTAATAAAATCATGAAAAATGCCAATTGCATTAGATCCTCCACCAACACATGCAATAACCGAATCTGGTAATCTATTTTCTTGTGTTAAAATCTGCTTTTTTGCTTCCTGACCGATCATGCTTTGAAATTCGCGTACAATGGTAGGATATGGGTGAGGACCGGCTGCTGTTCCAATCATATAGTGAGTGGTTTTGTAATTACCTGACCAATCTCTCAAGGCTTCGTTACATGCATCTTTTAACGTTCCTGATCCACTATTTACAGATATCACGTTTGCTCCCATTAATTGCATGCGAAAAACATTAGGGTGTTGTCTTTTAATATCTTTTTCACCCATATAAATTTTACATTTTAGATTCAATAATGCACAAGCAATTGCTACAGCTACACCGTGTTGACCAGCTCCTGTTTCAGCGATAACTTTTTGTTTTTTCATTTTTACAGCTAATAATGCTTGTCCTAAAACTTGATTTGTTTTGTGTGCTCCGCCATGTAATAAATCTTCTCGCTTAAGATAGATACGTGTTTTTGTATTTTTAGTTATATTTTTACACAGTGTTAGCGGTGTTGGTCGTCCAGCATAATTTTTTAACAAATCAAAAAATTTTTTCTTGAATATAGGATCATTTTTTGAAGATACAAAATGTTCTTCTAACTCATATAAAGCAGGCATTAAGATTTGAGGTACGTACATGCCTCCAAAATCACCGAAATAAGGATTAAGTAAACCCATATAAATTATTTCCTATAATGCATTTAAAAAATTAAGAATATTTTAATTGATTCAAAATTAATTTAATTTTATTCTCGTCTTTCACGCCCGGGAATTTTTCTACACCAGAATTTAAATCTAATCCTGAACAGTTCAGTTGAGAAGCTAAAATACAATTTTTTGAATCAATTCCACCTGCTAAAATAACATTATCTAGGATTTTATGGTGTAAAATTGACCAATCAAAAGGTGTGCGATTTTTTGTTTTACAAGCATCAAACACATATTTATTGACATTAATATAATTCATATTTGGAAATGTAGATGTAATGGAATAAACTTTCCAAATTTTGATTTGTGCAGGTAATATTCTTCTTAAAATATTAATATATTTTTGATCTTCTAATCCATGTAACTGTATTGCATGTAAAGATAACGTTTCAGCAATGTTTGCAATAATTTTAATATTTTCATTTTGAAACACGCCAACATATTTTAATTTTTTATTTATAAGAATATTTTTTGCTTGTTTATGTGTAATATTTCGCGGGGAATTATGTACAAAAATTAATCCGCCGTAAATAAAACCGTATTTTTCGGCAATTTCAATATCAATAGAACGAGTCAATCCACAAATTTTATTTTTTCCAAATATTACAGATCGAATAGCTGTTTCTAAATTTTTTTTAGACATTAAATAAGATCCAATTAAAAAACCATGTACAAATTTTTTTAATTGTTTAATTTGACGATATTTTTTTATTCCGGATTCGCTAATAATAGTTATATTATTTGGAATTAATCTAGATAATAAGCAAGTTTTATTTAAATCAATAGATAAATCATGCAGATTACGATTATTAATGCCAATAATTTTCGCATTCAATTTAAGAGCACGTTTCACTTCCTCTTGATTACTTACTTCAGTTAAAACACCCATATTTAATTTTTTTGCAATTTTAACAAATTGTGCATACTGTTGATCATCTAAAATAGATAACATTAATAAAATTGCGTCTGCTTGGTAGTATCGAGCTAAATAAATTTGATATGCATCAATAAAAAAGTCTTTGCACAAAATTGGTTGAGGAACATTTTTGCGAACTATTTTAATAAATTTTAAATTCCCCCAAAAATATTTTTCATCTGTAACAACAGAAATTACAGAAGCATATTTTTTATATACATTAGAAATTTCAATCAAATTAAAATCTTTTCTGATTTCGCCTAAAGATGGAGAAGATCTTTTACATTCTAAAATTAAACCAAGTTTTTTTTTATTTAAAGCGTGATCAAAATTACGAGTATTTATTGTTATTTTATTTAGAAAAGTAACTAACGGTTTCTTTTTTTTTTGATATACAATCCAATTATATTTATCTGATATAATCTTTGTAAGTTTTGTTTTATTCATATTTTTTTTCTTTCAATGCATGCGAAACATTTATAATGTGTTGATAAACATCTCCACTACGAATTTTGTTTAATGCTAGCTGTGTATTTTTTTTTAAATCATGTTCTCCGAATAATTTTAATAACATTGCAACATTCACTGCGATTAATTCTTCATAAAACGCACTACCTTGTCCTTGCATAACATTTTTTATAATAGAATAATTTTGTTCTGGTGAAGATTGAAAAAAAATAGGATTGGTATAATTTTTAAGACCAAAATCTTCTGGTGTTAACTTATATGAAACAATATTACTATTATTTAATTCAGAAACATACGTTTTTCCCCATAACACGACTTCATCAGTGTTGTTACCATGTACAACTATAGCACGTTTATATTTTAACTGTTTTAAAATCTCAATTGCTGGAATCATAAAATTTTTATTATATACACCTATTAAAATTATAGACGGTTTAGCTGGATTAAGAAAAGGACCTAATATATTAAAGATTGTTCGAATTTTTAAAAATTTACGAACAACATTTACATTTTGAAAGCCATGATGATATTTAGGAGCAAATAAAAAACAAATATTTAGTTTTTCTAAACATTGACGGGAAGCGTTTGCAGAAACGTTTAAATCAATATTAAATTTTTTTAAAAGGTCAGCAGATCCACATGTACTTGATATACCTTGATTACAATGTTTAATAATTTTAAATCCGCATGCAGATGCTACAAAAGAGCTTGCAGTTGAAACATTTATAGTATTTTTAAGATCTCCACCCGTTCCAACGATATCAGAAAAAATATAGTTAGGACTTGGAAAAAATTGCATATTTTCTGAAAAAAAGTGTATTGCTCCTATTATTTCGTCTATGGATTCACCACGTTTATGCATTTTAATTAATATTGATTCTAAAAACGACCGTTTTAATTCTCTAGAAGTTATAAATTTAAATAATTGGTAACTTTCATTTTGGTTTAAAAATTGTAATTTATCGATTTTCTCTAAAATTTTTTTCATATGTTACCTTAAAAGAATTTTTTACTAAAAAATACTCTTTATTTTCTGAATATAAAAACATATTAATATTAATTTTTTAATAAATTTTAATAATAATTTATTGACATAAATAGCTCAATGCAAATTTTATTTATTAAAACAAGAGAAATGATTATTTCATGATATATTTTCATGCATATAGAGGATTTGAATATGAATAGGATAATAATATTGTTATTATTTTGTTTTATATCTTTTACTTGGGGAACGACATGGATTGCTATGAAAATTGCAATAGAAACAATTCCTCCATTTTTTGCGACTGGAATACGTTTTTTAATATCTTCTCCTATATTAATTGCGTTTGCTTATTTTAAAAATACACCACTGCTATTTCCATATGGTCAAAGATGGTTTCAGTTGATTATTTCTATTTTCTATTTTTCTATACCATTTACTTTAATGTTGTACGGCGGAATTTATGTAAGTTCATTTGTTAGTTCTATTATTTTTGCAAACATGCCCGTAGCAGTTTTAACTGTGTCATATTTTTATCTTAAAAAAAAAATGTTGTTAATACAAAAAATTGGTGTAATGGTATCTTTAATTACACTATTTATTATTTTATTAATCGAATTAGAATCAGAACGTTTTTTTCAATGGCAGGGTATTTTATCTTTACTTTTAGCTTTATTTAGTCATGCGATGATTTATTCTGAGTGTGAAAATAGATGTCTTAATATTTCAGCAATTACTTTCAATGCATTACCGTCCTTAATATCTGGAATATGTTTATCTATCATATCTTTTTTTATAGAGCATCCTCACTTTAACAACTTTTCTGATAAGTCTATTTTAGCTTTATTATACCTTGGAGATTTTTCTGGAGTATTTGGAATTTTATCGTATTTTTATTTGCAAAAAAAAATTAGTACTTTTTATGCTTCTATTGTTTTTTTAGTTTTTCCATTTATATCTGCATATTTAGAAAATTATATTTATCAAAATACTATTTTATTTCATCAATTATGGTTAATAATACCATTATTTTTTGGAATTTTTTTAACTTTAATACCGAAAAATGATCTGAAATAAAAAGTAAAATGCTCATGTAAAAGCAATATTTTAATTGCACAAAACTTCAAAAATTGCCGAGAAAAGTAAATTATTTCTTATTTTTAGGTATAATTTGCATAAAAATATTAAATTCATGATTCTAATTTAGAATATATGTGTTAATAATACAAAATATATTGTGAATAATTTGATTAACTAAAAATTTGTATAATACATATAAACAACATATTTTATAAAATTAACATTATGTGATAAATTATTGATTTAAACATATTTAATAATAAAAAATACGTTATAATAACATCTAAAAACATTTTTTAGATCATACATTATTATTTTTGAAAATGAATTAAAACAAAGACACTAAATCTCTGTGAACAAAATTTATTATTTTTTATCATCATAATAATTTTAAGGTATGTTTATATTTTAAAAAAATAAAAAAATATTATATATACATTTTTAAAAAATTTAAATAAAAATGTCATTCATGACAAAACATAACGAAAAAATAGTTATTATTTTAAAGAAAAATTAAACTATCAAAAATTAAAAAAATATTTTTTCAAATATATAAGTCAAAATGTTTTACAAATATGCAGAGGTTGAAATAACAAATATATCATGTTGTTAAAAAAACAAATTATACAAAAATTGTTATTAAAAAAA contains these protein-coding regions:
- the trpB gene encoding tryptophan synthase subunit beta, giving the protein MGLLNPYFGDFGGMYVPQILMPALYELEEHFVSSKNDPIFKKKFFDLLKNYAGRPTPLTLCKNITKNTKTRIYLKREDLLHGGAHKTNQVLGQALLAVKMKKQKVIAETGAGQHGVAVAIACALLNLKCKIYMGEKDIKRQHPNVFRMQLMGANVISVNSGSGTLKDACNEALRDWSGNYKTTHYMIGTAAGPHPYPTIVREFQSMIGQEAKKQILTQENRLPDSVIACVGGGSNAIGIFHDFIKDRKVDLIGVEPGGHGINTKQHGAPLSRGKTGIYFGMKSYLIQNQEGQIQESWSISAGLDFPSVGPEHAWLKKTNRAKYVSVTDKEAISAFKILCKKEGIIPALESSHALAYALKLMKNHPQKKQIFLVNLSGRGDKDIFTIHDILKNKEKHDGSISENI
- the trpCF gene encoding bifunctional indole-3-glycerol-phosphate synthase TrpC/phosphoribosylanthranilate isomerase TrpF, yielding MNKTKLTKIISDKYNWIVYQKKKKPLVTFLNKITINTRNFDHALNKKKLGLILECKRSSPSLGEIRKDFNLIEISNVYKKYASVISVVTDEKYFWGNLKFIKIVRKNVPQPILCKDFFIDAYQIYLARYYQADAILLMLSILDDQQYAQFVKIAKKLNMGVLTEVSNQEEVKRALKLNAKIIGINNRNLHDLSIDLNKTCLLSRLIPNNITIISESGIKKYRQIKQLKKFVHGFLIGSYLMSKKNLETAIRSVIFGKNKICGLTRSIDIEIAEKYGFIYGGLIFVHNSPRNITHKQAKNILINKKLKYVGVFQNENIKIIANIAETLSLHAIQLHGLEDQKYINILRRILPAQIKIWKVYSITSTFPNMNYINVNKYVFDACKTKNRTPFDWSILHHKILDNVILAGGIDSKNCILASQLNCSGLDLNSGVEKFPGVKDENKIKLILNQLKYS
- the trpD gene encoding anthranilate phosphoribosyltransferase, with product MKKILEKIDKLQFLNQNESYQLFKFITSRELKRSFLESILIKMHKRGESIDEIIGAIHFFSENMQFFPSPNYIFSDIVGTGGDLKNTINVSTASSFVASACGFKIIKHCNQGISSTCGSADLLKKFNIDLNVSANASRQCLEKLNICFLFAPKYHHGFQNVNVVRKFLKIRTIFNILGPFLNPAKPSIILIGVYNKNFMIPAIEILKQLKYKRAIVVHGNNTDEVVLWGKTYVSELNNSNIVSYKLTPEDFGLKNYTNPIFFQSSPEQNYSIIKNVMQGQGSAFYEELIAVNVAMLLKLFGEHDLKKNTQLALNKIRSGDVYQHIINVSHALKEKKYE
- a CDS encoding DMT family transporter; translation: MNRIIILLLFCFISFTWGTTWIAMKIAIETIPPFFATGIRFLISSPILIAFAYFKNTPLLFPYGQRWFQLIISIFYFSIPFTLMLYGGIYVSSFVSSIIFANMPVAVLTVSYFYLKKKMLLIQKIGVMVSLITLFIILLIELESERFFQWQGILSLLLALFSHAMIYSECENRCLNISAITFNALPSLISGICLSIISFFIEHPHFNNFSDKSILALLYLGDFSGVFGILSYFYLQKKISTFYASIVFLVFPFISAYLENYIYQNTILFHQLWLIIPLFFGIFLTLIPKNDLK